The genomic DNA CTGAGGCTTAGCGCGACGATGCGAGCAAAAAACCCTACCGCCACGGCAGCGCCCGCTGGTGCAATGCTGGGACCTAAGCCCAGATCGATCGCCCCTGCGTAGAACAGGTAGCCCACCGTCGAGACCGCCCCCGTCGGGATGATCAGCCGCAACCGGGTTTGACTGGCAATGGACATGCCCATGGCTGCCACGGCCACCACGATCGCAAGCACCCAGTGGTCATAACTAATGGTATTCATCGTGGTGATATCGATGGCCGGGGCGCCCACCATCGAAACGGCCACGATGCCCAACGCGATCCCTGCTACCAGGCCCACGTACACCAACAGCGACGACACGATACGGCCGGCCGAGGTCACCGGGAAGCCATTAATACCGTCTTGAACGGCTGAGACGATGCGTAACGATGGCACCAAAAGGATGAGGGACGCGGCGATCATGAGGGCTGGGTCTCGAAAGATCTCCAACCAATACAGGCCATAGGCCAACACGACTGCCATAAACCCACCGGCCATGGTCGCAAAAACATCTGGGGCCCTCCACCGGCCCATCACATAGACCGTGGCCATGCTCAGCGCCGAGGCACCCAGCGTCAACAGCGCCGAGAACCACGATCCGCCAATGAAAATTACGAAGGCCGAGGCCCAGACACCGTTAGCCAAAAACGCCACCCAGTTGGGAAAGGTTTTCTTCCGATGTCGAATCGCCGCCAGACGCGCGTGGGCATCATCGCGTTCTACTTCACCAGAGGCAATCTCAGTGACCAGTTCGTGTAAGTCTGCTAACCCAGCAAAGTCAGATTCCCAGCTGCGCACCACGCGCTGGTAGGTGGCCGGGGGTTCCCCGGGTGGTGCGAAGTTCAAGGAGATCGACTGGTTGGTGATATCGACTTCGGCGTCGAAAACACCGTAGGCCTGGGTCACGACAATGATCGAGGTTTCGACCTCAAGTGCCCCAGCTCCGAACCGGAACATGGTTTCGCCCAGTTTCAGCGCCAGGAGCATCGTGTTGTGGGCGTCTTTGGCCTCGGCTACCGCTTTATACCGTGCGCCGGTGAGTTGGTACGGCGAATCCTGCAGCCTATTGGCTAGTCGGATCGCCTGGGTGGGCAAGGGTTCGGTAACCGGTGGATACTCTTCGGTATAACTGGCCCGGGCGCCGTCGGCGGCAACATTGGTGTCGCGCTGTTTTTCTCCCAGACTCTGAAATGCTTGACGCCACGTGGTCAGGGCCGGGAATCTACGCGTG from Enteractinococcus fodinae includes the following:
- a CDS encoding threonine/serine exporter family protein — translated: MANEERDDLTTAQDLEAPDDQVAPEVVEPPAEVGIIPVIRPAVTLPNPNAEAPQMAPHVTEPDAAPQDPVPTSVLATDDETQPVEPLREPPKLDEEVAYVQEDPGPSTRRFPALTTWRQAFQSLGEKQRDTNVAADGARASYTEEYPPVTEPLPTQAIRLANRLQDSPYQLTGARYKAVAEAKDAHNTMLLALKLGETMFRFGAGALEVETSIIVVTQAYGVFDAEVDITNQSISLNFAPPGEPPATYQRVVRSWESDFAGLADLHELVTEIASGEVERDDAHARLAAIRHRKKTFPNWVAFLANGVWASAFVIFIGGSWFSALLTLGASALSMATVYVMGRWRAPDVFATMAGGFMAVVLAYGLYWLEIFRDPALMIAASLILLVPSLRIVSAVQDGINGFPVTSAGRIVSSLLVYVGLVAGIALGIVAVSMVGAPAIDITTMNTISYDHWVLAIVVAVAAMGMSIASQTRLRLIIPTGAVSTVGYLFYAGAIDLGLGPSIAPAGAAVAVGFFARIVALSLRAPQLVVAVPAVLFLLPGLMIFRAMYEIGSNVDMMSGGVLELLQATVIILATATGLVLGDALARPLTSGLKSNERRRAEQR